GTCGGCGGGGCCGAAGAGGAGGCGCTCCATCGAGCCGAGGGGTTCGCCGGCCGCCTCGAACGCGCCCCGGGGCAGCGACGGGTGACTGGCCGCCGAGTGCCACCACGCCCCGCCGGCCGGCGCCTCCTCGCACAACGAGAGCGGCTCGCCGAGCATCACCGCGTCCGCACCGCAGCCCAGCGCCTTGGCGATGTCGCCGGAGGTCCGGATGTCGCCGTCGGCGATCAGGTGCACGTGCCGCCCGCCGGTCTCGTCGAGGTAGTCCCGCCGGGCCGCGGCGGCGTCGGCGATCGCGGTGGCCATCGGCACCCGGATGCCGAGCACCGACTCGGTGGTGGACCACTCGTCCCCGCCGATCCCGACGATCACGCCGGCCGCGCCCGTCCGCATCAGGTGCAGCGCCGTCTTGTAGTCGGTGCAGCCCCCGACGATGACCGGCAGGTCGAGGTCGGCGATGAACTCCTTGAGGTTGAGCGGCTCGTCGGTGGTCGAGACGTGCTCGGCCGAGACGATGGTGCCCTGGATGACCAGGATGTCGACGCCCGCGTCGAGGATGACCGGGGCCAGCGCCAGGGTGTGCTGCGGGGAGACCCGTACGGCCACCGTGCCGCCACCGTCGCGCAGCTCACGGACCCGCTCGGTGATCAGATCCGGCCGAATCGGCTCGGCGTACACCTCCTGGAGCCGCTTGGTCGTCCGGGCCTCCTCGTCCAGGCCGGCGAGTTCCTCCAGCACCTTGGTCGGGTTCTCGTAGCGGGTCCAGAGCCCTTCGACGTTGAGCACGCCGAGACCGCCGAGCTGGCCGAGCCGGACGGCCGAGGCCGGGCTCATCGTCGCGTCGGAGGGGTGCCCGACGCAGGGGATGCCGAACTGGTACGCGTCGAGCTGCCACCCGGTGGACACGTCGTCGACGTCCCGGGTACGGCGAGACGGCACGATCGCGATGTCGTCCAGGTGGTAGCCGCGCTGCGCGGTCTTGCCCAGCCCGATCTCGACGACGTCACGCATGGGGCACTCCAGGTGTGTTCGGGGGTGGTGGGAGGGGTCAGCGGGTGTGGTAGTTGGGGGCTTCGACGGTCATCTGGATGTCGTGCGGGTGGCTCTCCTTGAGCCCGGCCGCGGTGATCCGGATGAGCTGACCACGCTGGTGCAGCTCGGGGATGCTCTCCGCGCCCGCGTACCCCATCGCCAGCCGGAGGCCGCCGACCAGTTGGTGGGCCACCCGGGCCAGCGGCCCACGGTACGGCACCTGGCCCTCGACGCCCTCCGGGACCAGCTTCTCGTCGCTGGTCACGTCCTGCTGGAAGTAGCGGTCCTTCGAGTACGACTTGGCCTGCCCCCGGGACTGCATCGCACCGAGCGACCCCATGCCGCGGTACGCCTTGAACTGCTTGCCGTTCACAAAGATCAACTCACCGGGGCTCTCCTCGCAGCCGGCCAGCAGGCTGCCGAGCATCACCGTGTCGGCGCCCGCGACCAGCGCCTTGGCGATGTCGCCGGAGTATTGGATGCCGCCGTCACCGATCACCGGCACGCCGGCCGGGCGCGCCGCCCGGGTGGCCTCCATGATCGCGGTGATCTGCGGCACGCCGACGCCCGCCACGATCCGGGTGGTGCAGATGGCACCCGGGCCCACGCCGACCTTCACCCCGTCCGCGCCGGCGTCGACCAGGGCCTTCGCGCCGGCGTAGGTGGCCACGTTGCCGCCGACGATGTCGATGCCGACGTCCTTCTTGAGCCGGCCGACCATCTCCAGCACCGCCCGCTGGTGACCGTGGGCGGTGTCCACGATGATCACGTCGACGCCGGCGTCAACGAGTGCGCGGGCCCGCTTGTACGCGTCCTCACCGACACCGATCGCCGCCGCCACCCGCAGCCGGCCCTCGTCGTCCTTGGTGGCGAGCGGGTACTGCTCGCTCTTGGTGAAGTCCTTGACGGTGATCAGCCCGCGCAGCTTTCCGGCGCCGTCGACGATCGGCAGCTTCTCGACCTTGTGCTGGCGCAGCAGGCCGAGCGCCTCGTCCTTGCCCACCCCCACGGGGGCGGTGACCAGCGGCGCGTGGGTCATGATCTCGCGGACCGGGGTGGCCGGGTCGGAGACGAAGCGCATGTCCCGGTTGGTGACGATGCCCACGAGCTGCCCCTCGGCGTCGACCACCGGCACACCGGAGATGCGGTAGCGCCCGCAGAGCTGGTCGACCTCGCGCAGCGTGTCATCCGGACTGGCGGTCACCGGATTGGTGATCATGCCGGACTCGGAGCGCTTGACCAGGTCGACCTGAAGGGCCTGGTCCTCCACGGAGAGGTTGCGGTGCAGCACGCCGATGCCACCCTGCCGGGCCATCGCGATCGCCATCCGCGCCTCGGTGACCGTGTCCATCGCGCTGGACAGCAGCGGGATGGAGAGCGAGACGTTGCGGGTCAGCCGGGTGACGGTGTTCACCCGGCTCGGCACCACGTCGGACTCGCCCGGCTGGAGCAACACGTCGTCGAAGGTCAGCCCCAGCGGCACCACCCGGGCCGAGCCGGCGGGCAGCTCGGGCAGATGGCCCCCCAGCTCGCCACCCTCGAAGCCGGCGGAAAGGTTGGTACGGGGCGAATTCTCCACGATTGCTCTCCTGAGCTTCTCGAACTGGGCTTCAGCGAGGTGGCACGGTGGGCGCCGGCGAGCGCCGGGCGAAGGGTGCGTCGGTGTCATCGTACCCATTGGCCCGGGTGGCACCGGCTCCGGCGGCGCCGGTCGGCTTGCGCGACAGGGACGGGCGCCGGCGGTGGCTTGGGTCTACGGTGAGGGGGTGCAGGACGACCCCATCGACCCGTTCACCGGCGACCCGACCGATCCGGCGGCCGACCTGGGTGACGCAGGCGGCGACGCGCCGCTCGATCCCCTGACCGACGTGGAACGCCAGGACGTGCTGGAGGACCTCGCCGACCTGGAGATCTACCAGGCACTGCTCGCGCCGATCGGCGTACGCGGGCTCGTCATCGAATGCGAGGACTGCCGGGAGCCGCACTACTTCGACTGGGATCTGCTCCGGGGCAACCTGCGTCACCTGCTCAGCTCCGGGAGCCCTCGGGTGCACGAGCCGGCCTACGACCCCGATCCCGACCACTACGTCACCTGGGACTACGCCCGGGGTTACGCCGACGGCGTGCACGACACCCTCAGCGAGGGCACCGAGGACGAGCCCGGCAACTGACCGGCTCTCAGGCAACCAGCCCGGCCCGGAAGCCGGCGGCCACCGCGTGTGCCCGGTCGCGGGCGCCCAGCTTGCGGAACAGCCGCCGGGCATGGGTCTTCACGGTGTCCTCGGAGACGAACAACTCCCGGCCGATCTCGGCGTTGCTCTTGCCCTCGGCCATGCCGAGCAGCACCTGCAACTCCCGCTCGGTGAGGCCGATCGCGGACCGGTCGGGTCGGGGCGTCGACGACTTGCCCGGCTCGGCCTCGGCACCCGCCTCGGCGGGGTCGTCGCCGCGCTGCGCCGGCACCATCGCCGGCCCGCCCGCGGCATCCGCCGCCGGCCAGGACTGCGCGGCCTCGCCGCCGGTGCGGCCACCGGGCGTTTGCCGTGCCGGGCTGCCGACGGCCGCGGCGTCCCGGGCCGGGTCCGCGATCCGGTGCCGGCTGGCCCGGCCCGGCGCGGCCAGCAGCAGCAGCGCCTTGGCGACCGCGCTGGTCAGATCGTGGTCAACGCCCTGGATCAGCCCACGGGCCCCGGCGCTGATGGTCGCCGCCGCCGCCTCGGACTCCTCCGTACCGAGCAACAGGACCGCGGCCTGCGGCGCGCGGGCCAGCACCCGGCGGACGAAGCCGGCGCTGTCGGGGCGGGTGAGCGCGGTGTCGGCGAGCACCACGTCGGCGGGGCGCTCGGCCAGCCGCAGCATCACCTCGGGGTCGGAGACCGCCGTCCGGACGGCACCGGACAACCCCAGCCGCGCTGCCGCGGAGGTCAAGTGCTGCGCCGCGAGCGGCGTTCGAACGCACACAAGAACGGTACGCAATGGCATCTCCTCTCCGCACACGAGCAGACCACGGCCGGATGCGATCGGGAGGAGGTTCCCGGCAATCCTCCCAACTTTTCCGACAGATGGCACATATGCCACAAGTCGCCAGATGTTCTGGATCAAAGACGTGTGAGTGGTGAGGCGCACGGGTACGGGAGGTGCCAGGCCGGGAACGGTGCGCCTGCGCGGCCCGCCGCCCGGACAGCCGGCCACGAAGCATCTCGCGGTGCCGCGCGAGAGGAGGGGTGCTGATGTCGAACGTACGTAGACTGCCCGGACCCATCATCGACCTCTGGGATTGGCAGCGGCTCGGTGCCTGCCGAGGCCGCGACAGCGCCCAGTTCTTCCACCCCGACGGCGAGCGGGGCTCGTCCCGGCTGCGCCGGGAGTCCTCTGCCAAGGCCGTCTGCCGCACCTGCCCGGTCCGCGCCGAGTGCGCCGCGCACGCCCTGTCGGTCCGGGAACCGTACGGCGTCTGGGGTGGCTTCAGCGAATCCGAGCGGCTGCGGCTGCTCGCGGTCGGTTGGGAGGACCTGGCCGACCGCCGACAGACCCGGGTCGACGTCAACCGGCTGGAGGCCCGGCTGGGCAGCTCCCACCGGTCGACGCTGCCCGCCCAGCGCAACGTCGCCTAGCGCAACGTCGCCTGACGTACGCCACCGACGCCGCGTCCCCGCTGACCGGGGACGCGGCGTCTCGGCGAGGTCGGCGCGATTCGGTACCTCCTCCTGGACACCGCGCTGCTCTCCGCCGCTTGCCCTCCGGTCTCCGGCACTGCTCTCCGGCCCCGGATGCTTGTCTCCGACCGCCCCTGTCGAGCTGAGCCGTTTGCGCTATCACGCTCCCTCACGGCTTCGGTGGCGAGGCAGTCCCGCAGGCACCTCACCAACCCGGGTGCCGCCGCCGGGTGAAGCTCAGCCGGGTGAAACTCAGCCGACGTTGACACCCGGCTCGTCGCCCGGCTGTTCACCCGCGCCGAGCGAATGCGGGCTGGGCCGCCCTGGGCCGCCCCACCGACGCAACTGGCCGCCGCGATCCGTCTGCGCCATCAGCTCGACAGCGCCCACACACCAACTCCGGCGCCGCCGATCGCCACCACCCACGGCGCCGCCGTTCCCCGCGACCGATCGCGCCACCAGCGCAACGCGCCGCACCACCAACCCCAACGCGACTGGCCGCCGCGATCCGTCTACGCCATCAGCTCGACAGCGCCCACGCCAGCTATACCCGGCCAGCTCGCTGCCAGAGCCGCGCAGCCGGCGGAGCGGCTTTGGCCACCACCACCCGCGGCACAGGCGGGCGGCGGGTGGTAGTGGCCGGGCCGGACAGTCACCAGCGCCCGGAGCCCGGTCGGCGGAGCGGGTCAGGTGACGGTGAGCGTGACGGTGTGCCAGCCGGTCGCCCCGTCGGGCGCGACGTCGCGCAGCTCGCCGGTCTGCGGCTCACCGGTGCTGTCCGTGGCCCGGACCTGGAGGATGTGCTTGCCGGGGGTGGCCGCCCACTGCCAGGACCACTGCACCCAGGTGTCCACCGAGACCGCCGACGCCAGCTCCGCCTCCTGCCAGGGCCCGCCGTCGACGCGTACCTCGACGCGCTCGATGCCCCGGTGCTGCGCCCAGGCGACCCCGGCGACCGTGACCGGGCCGGCGGCCGGGCGGTTGCGGGGGCGGGGCGTGTCGATCCTCGACTGCGTCTTCACCGGCCCCTGCGCCGACCAGCCTCGGGGCACCCAGTACGCGTCGAAGTCGGCGAAGCTGGTCAACTCCAGCTCGGTGATCCACTTGCACGCCGACACGTAGCCGTACAGGCCGGGCACCACCATGCGGGCGGGAAAGCCGTGCACCACCGGCAGCGGCTCGCCGTTCATGCCGACGGCGAGCAGGGCGTCCCGCCCGTCGCGCAGCACTTCGGTCGGGGTGCCGCAGGTCCAGCCGTCGACCGAGCGCCCGACCACCTGGTCGGCACCGTCGAGCGGCGCCACCTCGTCGAGCAGTTCCCGGATCGGTACGCCGAGCCAGCGGGCGTTGCCGATCAGGTCGCCGCCGACCTCGTTGGAGACGCAGGCGAGGGTCACGTACCGCTCCACCATCGGCCGGGCGAGCAGGTCGGCATAGCTCAACGTGACCGGGTTGCGGACCCGGCCGTGGATCCGCAGCCGCCAGGTTTCCGGATCGACCTGCGGCGCCACCAGCGCGGTGTCGATCCGGTAGAAGCCCGTGTTCGCGGTGACGTAACTGGCCAGCCCTGGCACCGCCAGCTCGGCGCCGGCCGGCACCGGCCGCGCGGTGGAGGCCGGTGCCGGCAGCGTGATCGCGTCGCGGGCGGCCGAGACTCCCCGCCGGCCGGCCAGCCACCGCCCGGCGACGCCCCCGACGGCGGCCACGCCGAGCACGGTGCCGACACCGGTCAGGAACCGCCGCCGCGAGTCCGGGTCGACCGACCGGCCCGGCTCCGGCTCGCGCCGGTCGTCGCCGGGCCGCTCGACGACCGCGTCGGCCGGCGGACCGGGGGCGGCGGGGGTGGGTGGGGACCAGGGCCAGGGATCCAGCTCCAGCGGGCCGGCGACGAACGCCCACAGCACCACGCCGCCGACCACCGCCCCGAGCAGCGACGGCAGCGCATCGGCGGCGTCCGCGCCCGCCCGGGTCAGCGCCGCCGCCGTGCCGAGCGCGGCGAAGGCGGCGACGCCGGCCAGGCCCACCACCAGCCGGCGGGCGGCCAGCATCCCCAGCAGGGCGGCGAAGACGCCGAGCAGCAGCGCCGTCCCGACCAGCAGAGCGATCTTGTCGTACGTGCCGAACAGTGCGATGCCGAGCCGCTTGACCGGCTCCGGGGCGGTGTCCACGACGAGGCCACCGACCGCGACGAGCGGGGACGATCGGGGGCCGGTCAGGGCCGCCACCAGTTCGGCGGCGCCGAGGGCCGCAGCGGCGGCGGCGATGCCGGCCAGGGCGGAGTACCGGGGTGTCGTGCTGCTCACCGGCCCAGTGTTTCCGACCGGGAGGCCCGTCCGGTAGTCACCTCGGCGGTGGGTGGTCCCGCCGGTCACGGACCGGATACGCGCCTGGGGCGCACCGTCGTCGACGATGCGCCCCAGGTCCCGGGTACGGCAGGGGTCAGAAGCCCGGGCCGTGCTGGTGG
This is a stretch of genomic DNA from Micromonospora sp. WMMD1082. It encodes these proteins:
- a CDS encoding GuaB3 family IMP dehydrogenase-related protein, whose protein sequence is MRDVVEIGLGKTAQRGYHLDDIAIVPSRRTRDVDDVSTGWQLDAYQFGIPCVGHPSDATMSPASAVRLGQLGGLGVLNVEGLWTRYENPTKVLEELAGLDEEARTTKRLQEVYAEPIRPDLITERVRELRDGGGTVAVRVSPQHTLALAPVILDAGVDILVIQGTIVSAEHVSTTDEPLNLKEFIADLDLPVIVGGCTDYKTALHLMRTGAAGVIVGIGGDEWSTTESVLGIRVPMATAIADAAAARRDYLDETGGRHVHLIADGDIRTSGDIAKALGCGADAVMLGEPLSLCEEAPAGGAWWHSAASHPSLPRGAFEAAGEPLGSMERLLFGPADEPDGQLNLFGGLRRAMAKCGYRDLKEFQKVSLILDR
- a CDS encoding WhiB family transcriptional regulator: MSNVRRLPGPIIDLWDWQRLGACRGRDSAQFFHPDGERGSSRLRRESSAKAVCRTCPVRAECAAHALSVREPYGVWGGFSESERLRLLAVGWEDLADRRQTRVDVNRLEARLGSSHRSTLPAQRNVA
- a CDS encoding DUF5319 domain-containing protein: MQDDPIDPFTGDPTDPAADLGDAGGDAPLDPLTDVERQDVLEDLADLEIYQALLAPIGVRGLVIECEDCREPHYFDWDLLRGNLRHLLSSGSPRVHEPAYDPDPDHYVTWDYARGYADGVHDTLSEGTEDEPGN
- a CDS encoding response regulator transcription factor, with the protein product MRTVLVCVRTPLAAQHLTSAAARLGLSGAVRTAVSDPEVMLRLAERPADVVLADTALTRPDSAGFVRRVLARAPQAAVLLLGTEESEAAAATISAGARGLIQGVDHDLTSAVAKALLLLAAPGRASRHRIADPARDAAAVGSPARQTPGGRTGGEAAQSWPAADAAGGPAMVPAQRGDDPAEAGAEAEPGKSSTPRPDRSAIGLTERELQVLLGMAEGKSNAEIGRELFVSEDTVKTHARRLFRKLGARDRAHAVAAGFRAGLVA
- the guaB gene encoding IMP dehydrogenase, whose protein sequence is MENSPRTNLSAGFEGGELGGHLPELPAGSARVVPLGLTFDDVLLQPGESDVVPSRVNTVTRLTRNVSLSIPLLSSAMDTVTEARMAIAMARQGGIGVLHRNLSVEDQALQVDLVKRSESGMITNPVTASPDDTLREVDQLCGRYRISGVPVVDAEGQLVGIVTNRDMRFVSDPATPVREIMTHAPLVTAPVGVGKDEALGLLRQHKVEKLPIVDGAGKLRGLITVKDFTKSEQYPLATKDDEGRLRVAAAIGVGEDAYKRARALVDAGVDVIIVDTAHGHQRAVLEMVGRLKKDVGIDIVGGNVATYAGAKALVDAGADGVKVGVGPGAICTTRIVAGVGVPQITAIMEATRAARPAGVPVIGDGGIQYSGDIAKALVAGADTVMLGSLLAGCEESPGELIFVNGKQFKAYRGMGSLGAMQSRGQAKSYSKDRYFQQDVTSDEKLVPEGVEGQVPYRGPLARVAHQLVGGLRLAMGYAGAESIPELHQRGQLIRITAAGLKESHPHDIQMTVEAPNYHTR
- a CDS encoding molybdopterin-dependent oxidoreductase, whose product is MSSTTPRYSALAGIAAAAAALGAAELVAALTGPRSSPLVAVGGLVVDTAPEPVKRLGIALFGTYDKIALLVGTALLLGVFAALLGMLAARRLVVGLAGVAAFAALGTAAALTRAGADAADALPSLLGAVVGGVVLWAFVAGPLELDPWPWSPPTPAAPGPPADAVVERPGDDRREPEPGRSVDPDSRRRFLTGVGTVLGVAAVGGVAGRWLAGRRGVSAARDAITLPAPASTARPVPAGAELAVPGLASYVTANTGFYRIDTALVAPQVDPETWRLRIHGRVRNPVTLSYADLLARPMVERYVTLACVSNEVGGDLIGNARWLGVPIRELLDEVAPLDGADQVVGRSVDGWTCGTPTEVLRDGRDALLAVGMNGEPLPVVHGFPARMVVPGLYGYVSACKWITELELTSFADFDAYWVPRGWSAQGPVKTQSRIDTPRPRNRPAAGPVTVAGVAWAQHRGIERVEVRVDGGPWQEAELASAVSVDTWVQWSWQWAATPGKHILQVRATDSTGEPQTGELRDVAPDGATGWHTVTLTVT